A window from Sphingobacterium hotanense encodes these proteins:
- a CDS encoding TatD family hydrolase, producing MCTELNRDLASMGKPIPLELDVIKGMKFVDPHIHMVSRTTDDYQALFDAGVLLVIEPAFWVGQPRTGLDTFKDYYSSLIGWERFRASQFGIRHFCTIGLNSREANNEPLAEQVMELLPHFIYKEGVLGIGEIGFDDQTAAEEKYYRAQLELAKEANVPVQVHTPHRDKTRGTLRSMEIALEHGLDPQMIIIDHNSEETVKDVLDRGFWAGFTIYPFTKMGNERMVDIVKTYGAENIMVNSAADWGISDPLAVPKTAALMLQKGIDRESVEKVTYSNAIEAFAVANHLDLATLNETLNADPTAKFEGNTILRGGQQPRLNKGSIIIS from the coding sequence ATGTGTACTGAATTGAATAGAGACTTAGCCAGTATGGGTAAGCCTATCCCATTGGAATTGGATGTGATAAAAGGGATGAAATTTGTTGATCCGCATATCCATATGGTTTCCAGAACGACTGATGATTACCAAGCCTTGTTTGATGCCGGTGTTCTACTGGTCATCGAGCCAGCTTTTTGGGTGGGGCAGCCGCGAACGGGTCTTGATACGTTTAAAGATTATTATAGCAGCCTGATCGGTTGGGAGCGATTCAGAGCATCGCAGTTTGGCATTCGCCATTTTTGTACGATTGGTTTGAACTCCCGTGAAGCGAACAACGAACCGCTCGCAGAGCAGGTGATGGAATTATTGCCGCACTTTATCTACAAAGAGGGGGTATTGGGCATCGGTGAGATTGGTTTTGACGACCAGACGGCAGCTGAAGAAAAATATTATAGAGCGCAATTGGAATTGGCTAAGGAGGCGAATGTACCGGTACAGGTGCATACGCCGCATCGCGATAAAACACGTGGTACACTGCGTAGCATGGAAATTGCTTTGGAGCATGGCTTAGACCCACAAATGATCATCATCGATCATAACTCTGAGGAGACGGTTAAAGATGTTCTGGATCGTGGTTTCTGGGCTGGTTTCACTATTTACCCATTTACGAAAATGGGAAATGAGCGCATGGTGGATATCGTGAAGACCTACGGCGCTGAAAACATCATGGTAAACTCGGCGGCAGATTGGGGGATCAGTGATCCTTTGGCGGTTCCTAAAACCGCGGCGCTGATGTTGCAGAAAGGCATTGACCGGGAGAGCGTGGAGAAAGTGACCTATAGCAATGCAATCGAAGCATTCGCCGTGGCTAATCATTTGGATTTAGCAACACTCAATGAAACATTGAATGCTGACCCTACTGCGAAGTTTGAAGGAAATACCATCTTGCGCGGCGGACAACAGCCACGCTTAAATAAAGGTTCTATTATTATTTCATAA
- the eboC gene encoding UbiA-like protein EboC (EboC, a homolog the polyprenyltransferase UbiA, belongs to system of proteins involved in the trafficking of precursor metabolites to an extracytoplasmic compartment so that the biosynthesis of certain natural products, such as scytonemin, can be completed.), with translation MKAWMQLIRPSNVLTAISDVLAGLAIACLFMQQALPSWDVILNIVVSSMLLYTGGIVYNDVFDAKLDKIERPERPIPSGRIDISSAAIFGAVAFIIACWLAYQVNMTCFYMALAIVLMCLVYNGKAKHHFVLGPITMGMCRGLNLLLGFAVIPDSLSYWYLAFVPLIYIASVTNISRGEVYGNNKTAMQVSLGLYLLVVATLCYFAWRSGYAYAFLFIAGFVAMIARPLFKALRTLAPMDIRQAVKFGVLALILMNASWIALSGFWILALAVCCILPVSIVLAKKFAVT, from the coding sequence ATGAAGGCATGGATGCAGTTGATTAGACCTTCAAACGTGTTGACCGCTATTAGCGATGTGTTGGCAGGCCTTGCTATTGCTTGTTTGTTTATGCAGCAAGCATTACCATCCTGGGATGTCATCCTGAATATAGTCGTTTCTAGCATGCTGCTCTATACAGGGGGCATCGTATATAATGATGTTTTTGACGCGAAATTAGATAAGATAGAGCGCCCTGAGCGCCCTATTCCGTCGGGGCGCATCGATATATCATCTGCGGCAATTTTTGGTGCTGTAGCCTTTATTATTGCTTGCTGGCTGGCCTATCAGGTTAACATGACCTGCTTCTACATGGCATTGGCTATTGTGCTGATGTGCTTAGTGTATAATGGAAAGGCGAAACATCATTTCGTTTTGGGTCCTATTACGATGGGGATGTGCCGCGGTTTAAACCTGTTGTTGGGTTTTGCGGTTATTCCAGATTCGCTTTCCTATTGGTATCTCGCTTTTGTGCCGCTCATCTATATTGCATCGGTTACTAACATTTCTCGCGGGGAGGTGTATGGAAATAATAAAACTGCCATGCAGGTTTCCTTGGGGCTATATTTGTTGGTTGTCGCTACGCTGTGTTATTTCGCGTGGCGGAGCGGATATGCCTATGCTTTTCTTTTTATCGCTGGTTTTGTTGCCATGATCGCGAGACCTTTATTTAAAGCTCTAAGAACACTAGCGCCTATGGATATTCGGCAAGCCGTTAAGTTTGGGGTTTTAGCCTTGATCTTAATGAATGCAAGTTGGATTGCTTTGAGCGGTTTTTGGATTTTGGCTTTGGCTGTCTGTTGCATCCTACCGGTCTCAATTGTTTTAGCAAAGAAGTTTGCTGTCACCTAA
- a CDS encoding 3-dehydroquinate synthase yields the protein MERVLKQGFNIDFSYNIYFTVGIFAPQNNLLRDFFFQRRNPDFKQKVLFVVDRGVWENHPALAGQIKDYFEDLDDVVLAGEPLILAGGEVCKNNPEALESIVQAIDDYGVDRHSYVVAIGGGAILDLVGYASAISHRGIRHIRIPTTVLSQNDSGVGVKNSVNYKGKKNFLGTFTPPVAVFNDYSFLSTLDNRSWLAGISEAIKVALIKDLDFYNWIQAQADDLPRRDSQSMSELIYRCADLHLEHIRNGDPFELGSSRPLDFGHWSAHKLEQLSNFEVLHGEAVAIGIAIDVVYSYLIGNLSEHEALSVVHLIHHLGLPVYHPILSKPEGKQQLIKGLTEFQEHLGGRLTVVLLERMGKGKDYHQIDTEYVLQAIDFLSEFQQAYNQLDEVS from the coding sequence ATGGAACGTGTGTTAAAACAAGGCTTTAACATAGATTTTTCTTATAATATCTATTTCACAGTGGGCATTTTTGCCCCACAAAATAACTTGCTTCGGGATTTCTTCTTTCAACGTAGAAATCCGGATTTTAAGCAAAAGGTCCTTTTCGTTGTAGACCGTGGTGTTTGGGAAAACCACCCAGCTTTGGCGGGACAAATCAAGGATTATTTTGAGGATTTGGACGACGTTGTTCTAGCGGGGGAGCCTTTGATATTGGCTGGTGGCGAAGTCTGCAAAAATAATCCGGAAGCTTTGGAGTCTATCGTGCAGGCAATCGATGATTACGGCGTCGATCGACATTCTTATGTCGTTGCTATCGGCGGCGGGGCAATTCTGGATTTAGTGGGCTATGCCTCTGCAATTTCCCATCGTGGGATTCGTCATATCAGAATTCCGACGACGGTGCTTTCGCAAAATGATTCGGGTGTTGGAGTAAAGAACAGCGTAAATTATAAAGGAAAGAAGAACTTCCTGGGAACTTTTACACCACCTGTCGCAGTATTCAATGATTATTCGTTTTTATCTACATTGGATAATAGATCTTGGTTGGCTGGGATTTCTGAGGCGATCAAAGTTGCTTTGATCAAGGATCTGGATTTTTATAACTGGATACAGGCTCAAGCGGATGATCTACCGCGCAGAGATTCTCAATCCATGAGCGAGTTGATATATCGCTGTGCAGATTTGCATTTAGAACATATCAGAAATGGTGATCCATTTGAGTTGGGATCTTCGCGTCCCTTGGATTTTGGGCATTGGAGTGCTCATAAACTGGAGCAGCTAAGTAATTTTGAGGTGCTACACGGCGAAGCTGTGGCGATAGGGATAGCGATCGACGTCGTTTATTCTTACCTTATTGGCAATCTTTCGGAGCATGAGGCGCTTTCGGTTGTTCATCTGATTCATCATCTCGGATTGCCGGTATATCATCCGATCCTATCGAAACCGGAAGGAAAACAGCAGTTGATCAAGGGTCTGACGGAGTTCCAGGAACACTTGGGCGGTCGCCTGACTGTCGTTCTATTAGAGCGGATGGGTAAAGGCAAGGATTACCATCAGATTGATACGGAATATGTGCTACAGGCGATTGATTTTTTAAGTGAGTTTCAACAAGCATATAATCAATTGGATGAAGTTAGCTAA
- the eboE gene encoding metabolite traffic protein EboE, whose amino-acid sequence MKLANTHISYCTNIHPGQDWHSHFDQLRTHVPAIKEAVSPDAPFGLGLRISAEASEELLKPECLLEFQLWLKRNDIYVFTLNGFPFGDFHEKRVKDMVHFPDWTSKKRKDYTISLFKILAELIPDKGEAGISTSPLSYRFWFDESAEEWRTMRHEATQQIVEVANFLYQKEISTGKYMHLDIEPEPDGVLENVDEFIAWYQEELLPAARAYFEKVAGLDAEQSKHIINRYITLCYDVCHFALAYEQHPEAMKRLEKLGINIGKFQISSALKVQFTDDVADRLHKQKVLEEFDEPIYLHQVIARDKKNELVKYRDLMDALPHIENLDQVEWRSHFHVPIFLEQYGEVSSTQQDILEVLALHKEKERSRHLEIETYTWGVLPPSLQIPIQDSIARELQWLLDELKD is encoded by the coding sequence ATGAAGTTAGCTAACACACATATTTCGTATTGCACGAATATACACCCAGGACAGGATTGGCATTCGCATTTTGATCAGTTGCGGACGCATGTTCCTGCGATCAAAGAGGCTGTTTCTCCAGATGCTCCCTTTGGCTTAGGTCTGCGTATCTCGGCAGAAGCGAGTGAAGAATTGTTGAAGCCTGAATGCTTGCTGGAGTTCCAGCTATGGCTGAAGCGTAATGATATTTATGTTTTTACGCTGAACGGTTTTCCTTTTGGGGATTTCCATGAGAAGCGGGTGAAGGATATGGTTCATTTTCCGGATTGGACGAGCAAAAAGCGGAAGGACTATACGATCTCCTTATTTAAAATCTTGGCGGAGCTGATACCGGATAAAGGAGAGGCGGGGATTTCAACATCGCCGCTTAGTTATCGTTTTTGGTTTGATGAGTCGGCCGAGGAATGGCGGACGATGCGGCATGAGGCCACACAGCAGATTGTGGAGGTCGCAAACTTTCTGTATCAGAAGGAAATTAGCACAGGGAAGTATATGCACCTGGATATAGAGCCTGAACCTGACGGTGTACTTGAGAATGTGGATGAGTTTATTGCTTGGTATCAGGAAGAACTATTGCCAGCAGCGCGCGCATATTTTGAGAAGGTGGCGGGTTTGGATGCAGAGCAGTCAAAGCACATCATCAATCGATATATTACACTTTGTTATGATGTTTGTCATTTTGCACTGGCATACGAACAGCATCCGGAAGCAATGAAGCGTTTGGAAAAATTGGGAATTAACATCGGTAAGTTCCAGATCAGCTCGGCGCTGAAGGTACAGTTTACTGATGATGTTGCCGACAGGCTTCATAAGCAGAAGGTGCTGGAGGAATTTGATGAACCGATCTATCTTCATCAGGTTATCGCTCGTGATAAAAAGAATGAATTGGTTAAGTATCGCGACTTAATGGATGCGCTGCCCCATATCGAGAATCTGGATCAGGTAGAATGGCGCAGCCATTTCCATGTGCCTATATTCTTAGAGCAGTATGGCGAAGTGTCTTCCACACAGCAAGATATATTGGAGGTCTTAGCTTTGCATAAGGAGAAAGAGCGGTCGCGACATTTGGAAATAGAGACTTACACCTGGGGGGTGCTGCCTCCATCTTTGCAGATTCCGATTCAGGATTCAATAGCAAGGGAGTTGCAATGGTTATTAGACGAGTTAAAAGATTAA
- a CDS encoding alkaline phosphatase family protein: MNRVCVIDVVGLSQSVLGEYTPFLNAFVKRNHLGDIKPVMPALTTASQTTYLTGTTPSEHGIVANGWYDHSASEIQFWKQSNKLVQAESIWTTAKKRNADFSCAQMFWWYNMYNDADYSVTPRPNYLADGRKMPDCYAYPASLRDELTEKFGKFPLFNFWGPNANIVSSRWIANSAMYVEEKHQPTLNLIYLPHLDYCLQKFGPDQEKIKNELLEIDSLVKELVEFFESRNIEVILLSEYGIAAVDQPVHINRALRKAGLLGIRMERGLELLDAAASDAFAVSDHQIAHVYCKSKAIETKVKNLLSSLDGVDKVLDKVEQKSYGMDHERSGDLLVLAKRNAWFTYYFWEDDAKAPDYARMVDIHKKPGYDPVEMFMTSKSRAIFKLLLKKIGFRAVLDITPLDANLVKGSHGIVDVERQYYPIWISKDKFEGSLEPTAIKEIILNKIFGTDQ; encoded by the coding sequence ATGAATAGAGTTTGCGTAATAGATGTAGTTGGTTTATCACAGTCGGTACTTGGCGAATACACGCCTTTTTTGAATGCTTTTGTAAAGCGTAATCATTTAGGGGATATTAAACCAGTAATGCCGGCATTGACAACTGCGTCGCAGACGACATACTTAACAGGCACGACGCCTAGCGAACATGGGATTGTGGCAAATGGTTGGTACGATCATTCGGCTTCGGAGATACAGTTCTGGAAACAATCGAATAAGCTGGTGCAGGCGGAGAGCATTTGGACGACCGCGAAGAAGCGCAATGCTGACTTCAGTTGCGCTCAGATGTTTTGGTGGTACAACATGTACAACGATGCGGATTATTCGGTTACACCACGTCCAAATTACCTAGCAGACGGCAGAAAGATGCCCGACTGCTATGCTTATCCTGCTAGCTTGCGTGACGAGCTGACGGAGAAGTTTGGTAAATTCCCTTTATTTAATTTTTGGGGACCAAATGCAAATATTGTTTCCTCCCGTTGGATTGCCAATTCGGCCATGTATGTGGAGGAGAAGCATCAGCCCACATTGAATTTGATTTATCTTCCGCACCTGGATTACTGCTTACAGAAGTTTGGTCCAGATCAAGAGAAAATCAAAAACGAACTGTTGGAGATCGATAGCCTTGTGAAAGAGCTAGTGGAGTTCTTTGAAAGTCGAAATATTGAAGTCATTCTTCTTTCGGAATATGGTATCGCGGCGGTTGATCAGCCGGTTCATATCAATCGAGCGCTTCGAAAAGCGGGACTTTTGGGGATTCGTATGGAGCGAGGTTTGGAGTTGCTCGATGCAGCGGCGTCGGATGCTTTCGCGGTATCCGATCATCAGATTGCGCATGTTTACTGTAAATCGAAAGCCATAGAGACCAAGGTTAAAAACCTGCTGTCAAGCTTGGATGGGGTGGATAAAGTATTGGATAAAGTAGAACAGAAATCCTATGGTATGGACCATGAGCGTTCCGGCGATTTACTAGTACTAGCAAAGCGGAATGCCTGGTTTACCTATTATTTCTGGGAGGACGATGCGAAGGCTCCAGACTATGCGCGCATGGTCGATATTCATAAGAAGCCCGGCTACGATCCTGTAGAGATGTTCATGACCTCGAAATCTAGGGCAATCTTTAAGCTTTTATTGAAAAAGATTGGGTTTCGTGCGGTATTAGATATTACGCCATTGGATGCCAACCTGGTCAAAGGTTCGCATGGAATAGTGGATGTAGAGCGGCAATATTATCCAATATGGATCAGTAAGGACAAGTTTGAAGGTTCTCTGGAGCCTACAGCAATAAAGGAGATTATTCTTAATAAAATCTTCGGAACGGATCAGTAG
- a CDS encoding Dyp-type peroxidase, with amino-acid sequence MAVNKSYSAHHAQNVTDYPNNNTFFLVWKMRTSLALPEIKKKFQRICALVINLNNSALDRFPDAKASVVFGIGHDAWQSLDLPKPLPKELKNFEAIAGDKHVAVFTPADFHFHIRADEKSLAYDMANTISSFMNDFADCIVEVQGFRYWDSRSILGFVDGTENPHGADRDYFAIVSGEDPAYKGGSYLFVQKYVHDLTAWNALPIAEQEKVIGRSKDMDIEMSDEEKPANSHSALANVGDDFKIVRDNMPFGTVSSNEMGTYFICYASTFTTVEKMLRNMFIGNPAGNYDRILDFSTAKTGSLFFVPSLEMLDEFSG; translated from the coding sequence ATGGCTGTTAATAAGTCTTACAGTGCACATCATGCACAAAATGTCACCGATTATCCGAATAATAATACCTTTTTCCTGGTTTGGAAAATGCGTACATCCTTGGCACTTCCTGAAATTAAAAAGAAGTTTCAGCGTATCTGTGCGTTGGTGATCAATTTGAATAATTCCGCATTGGATCGCTTTCCGGACGCAAAGGCTAGCGTCGTTTTTGGAATCGGACATGACGCTTGGCAAAGTTTAGATTTACCAAAGCCCCTCCCAAAAGAGCTCAAGAATTTTGAGGCTATAGCCGGCGATAAGCATGTAGCGGTATTTACGCCTGCTGATTTTCATTTTCACATTCGCGCTGACGAAAAGAGCCTGGCTTATGATATGGCGAATACGATCAGTTCTTTTATGAACGATTTTGCAGACTGTATTGTTGAAGTGCAGGGCTTCCGTTATTGGGATAGTCGTTCGATATTAGGATTTGTAGACGGCACGGAGAATCCACATGGCGCCGATCGGGATTACTTTGCTATCGTTTCAGGTGAGGATCCGGCGTATAAAGGAGGGAGTTATCTGTTTGTTCAAAAATATGTCCATGATTTAACTGCCTGGAATGCACTCCCCATTGCTGAACAGGAGAAAGTAATCGGCCGCTCGAAAGATATGGATATCGAGATGAGCGATGAGGAGAAACCTGCCAACTCGCATAGCGCACTGGCGAATGTCGGTGATGACTTCAAGATTGTTAGGGATAATATGCCTTTCGGTACAGTAAGTTCCAATGAGATGGGTACCTATTTTATCTGTTATGCCAGCACATTTACGACTGTAGAGAAGATGTTGAGGAATATGTTTATCGGAAATCCTGCCGGAAACTACGATCGGATATTAGACTTCAGTACAGCGAAGACGGGAAGTTTGTTCTTCGTTCCATCTTTAGAAATGTTAGATGAATTTTCGGGATAA
- a CDS encoding phosphatase PAP2 family protein produces MLRIGFICLLIFLDVCHAQAQIVDHIDSSRILLDDPAYHFHYKKLIIPTVFIGYGVASLISPSLKELNSSTRYETREHITVGAVIDNYMQYAPAGAVYGLNIFGVKGKHNLKDRTMIYLTSQVYMGAMVIPTKRWVGEIRPDGSNTRSFPSGHTATAFSSAQFLFHEYRDNNFWLSISGYPLAAATGIYRIFNDRHWVGDVVAGAGIGILSTELAYWTYPMTSQLFNRKHHNSTTFISPYYQDHALGVQLAKVF; encoded by the coding sequence ATGCTGCGAATTGGATTCATCTGCCTACTAATCTTTCTTGACGTTTGTCATGCTCAGGCGCAAATAGTAGACCATATAGATTCTAGTAGGATACTACTCGATGATCCTGCTTATCATTTCCACTACAAGAAGCTAATTATTCCTACTGTTTTTATTGGATACGGGGTTGCCAGTTTGATAAGCCCCAGTTTAAAAGAATTGAATAGCTCCACGCGCTACGAAACGAGAGAGCATATCACGGTGGGTGCTGTTATTGATAATTACATGCAATATGCGCCTGCAGGGGCTGTTTATGGACTGAACATATTTGGCGTTAAAGGAAAGCATAATCTTAAAGATCGAACGATGATATACCTCACCTCGCAAGTCTATATGGGCGCGATGGTGATCCCAACGAAAAGGTGGGTCGGAGAGATTCGTCCGGATGGATCGAATACAAGATCATTTCCATCGGGACACACCGCGACAGCCTTCTCATCTGCACAGTTTCTATTCCATGAGTATAGAGACAACAACTTCTGGCTGAGTATATCCGGCTATCCTTTGGCTGCAGCGACAGGCATCTATAGAATATTCAATGACCGACACTGGGTTGGCGATGTTGTTGCTGGTGCCGGCATAGGAATACTATCTACAGAACTCGCTTATTGGACCTATCCCATGACATCGCAATTGTTTAATAGGAAACATCACAACTCGACAACATTTATCAGTCCGTATTATCAAGATCATGCCTTGGGCGTACAATTAGCGAAAGTATTTTAA
- a CDS encoding GntR family transcriptional regulator — translation MQHKENLTYYNADPMTSKVTDFLKTIQISDFSATPKYQQLASAIIDAVKNGTLEKDDMLPSINELSVYVDISRDTVEKAYKFLKNSDVIASIPGKGYYVATTDVKQRAKIAMLLNKLSAHKKIVYDSFANELADEAALDLFVYNSDITYLRTLLGNLTKTYDYYVLFPHFKEGRDQASEIINKYIPREKLVLLGKYIEDIQGEFAAVYENYEKDIYCALEEALPALAKYATIKLIFPDNSDYPKAIIKGFYKFAQQYAFNHCLVSELDKERITVGTCYINIAEDDLVKLLDKIINKKLQIGQDVGVISYNETPLKKFILNGITTISTDFEMMGKMAAELIINKSKDHVEVPFYINQRPSI, via the coding sequence ATGCAACATAAAGAGAACCTGACTTATTATAATGCCGATCCTATGACCAGTAAGGTGACAGACTTTCTGAAAACCATTCAAATAAGTGATTTTTCGGCCACTCCGAAATATCAACAGCTAGCATCTGCGATTATTGATGCGGTGAAGAATGGCACCCTCGAAAAGGATGATATGTTACCATCGATCAATGAGCTCAGTGTTTATGTCGATATTTCTCGAGATACCGTTGAAAAAGCCTATAAATTTTTAAAGAATTCTGATGTTATTGCTTCTATACCCGGCAAAGGGTACTACGTTGCTACAACGGATGTGAAGCAACGCGCCAAGATTGCGATGTTGTTGAACAAATTGAGCGCGCATAAGAAGATTGTCTACGACTCATTTGCAAACGAGCTAGCGGATGAAGCCGCTTTGGATTTATTCGTTTATAACAGCGACATTACTTATCTGAGGACCCTTTTGGGAAATTTGACCAAAACTTATGACTATTACGTTCTTTTCCCACATTTTAAAGAGGGTAGAGATCAGGCGTCTGAGATCATCAATAAATATATTCCCAGAGAAAAGCTGGTGCTTTTAGGTAAGTATATCGAAGATATTCAGGGGGAGTTTGCTGCAGTTTATGAGAATTATGAAAAGGATATCTATTGTGCATTGGAAGAAGCCTTGCCGGCATTGGCCAAATATGCGACAATCAAGTTGATATTCCCGGACAATAGCGATTATCCGAAAGCTATTATTAAAGGTTTTTATAAGTTTGCTCAGCAGTATGCATTTAATCATTGTTTGGTGAGCGAACTTGACAAGGAGCGTATTACTGTCGGAACCTGCTATATCAATATCGCGGAAGATGATTTGGTAAAGCTGTTGGATAAGATTATCAACAAGAAGCTGCAGATAGGGCAGGATGTAGGCGTGATTTCCTACAATGAAACGCCGCTTAAGAAATTTATTCTAAACGGTATTACGACAATATCAACGGATTTTGAGATGATGGGAAAGATGGCTGCAGAGTTAATTATCAATAAATCAAAAGACCATGTCGAAGTGCCATTTTATATTAATCAGCGGCCTTCAATCTAA
- a CDS encoding DUF4136 domain-containing protein — protein sequence MKSLLSTFIAGVALFLASCSSYKYNTTRVQNLDFSQYKTYGWLPPVDSLSKNYFTNDISRSNIISTANKQIEARGLTYSKENPDILFRYVTIVNNKSRMVYSHSYGWGGPWGMYRPWGWGWGWYGGGPSYPVGKEKFRYSHVIIEAVDRKTNSVVWQARGSGEIRTPEKAINNLPKVVEGIFNEYPLK from the coding sequence ATGAAATCGCTTTTGTCTACATTCATTGCCGGGGTCGCGTTATTTTTAGCGTCCTGTTCATCCTATAAGTATAATACTACGAGGGTGCAAAATTTAGATTTCTCACAGTATAAAACCTATGGTTGGTTGCCTCCTGTGGATTCCCTTTCAAAGAATTATTTCACGAATGATATTTCACGTAGCAACATTATCTCGACTGCAAATAAGCAGATTGAAGCACGTGGACTAACTTATTCTAAAGAAAACCCAGATATTCTATTTCGTTACGTGACGATTGTGAACAACAAAAGTCGCATGGTTTACAGCCATAGCTACGGATGGGGCGGCCCGTGGGGCATGTATCGTCCGTGGGGTTGGGGCTGGGGATGGTATGGCGGTGGTCCTTCATACCCGGTTGGAAAAGAGAAATTCCGCTACTCTCACGTTATCATAGAAGCCGTAGATCGTAAGACAAATTCGGTGGTATGGCAAGCGAGAGGTTCTGGTGAGATTAGAACGCCAGAAAAAGCAATCAATAACCTTCCGAAAGTTGTGGAAGGTATCTTCAACGAATATCCATTGAAGTAG
- a CDS encoding NAD+ synthase, with translation MKIALAQLNYHIGNFEANNQKIIQAIQTAKSAGADLVVFAELAIGGYPAKDLLRNLSYLTQCEQSIAAIADACQGIACIIGAPIRNQDGEGKALYNAALLLEDGNVSQTVKKSLLPDYDVFDEYRYFEPNKQVNCIPFRGKTIALTVCEDLWDDDGPNSYVGDIMLELAKENPDLIINIAASPFSYTHFESRKNVLSRNVIKANAPLIYVNQVGAHADIIFDGRSLAFNRKAEIIEELNAFDEDLQFVELEKDLTAERTITISTKSEIALIHDALILGLRDYFKKSGFKKAVLGLSGGLDSALVAALACEAIGAENVLSVLMPSIYSSDHSLKDALDLVKNTGCAHQIVPIKDIANAFETGLADTFAGKAPDTTEENIQARARGTILMAISNKFGNILLNTSNKSEAAVGYGTLYGDMTGSISVIGDVYKTQAYQLANYINRDQEIIPINTIVKPPSAELRPDQKDSDSLPPYDILDAILFQLIEMEKSASELVNLGFEEALVQRISKLLNNAEFKRFQAPPILRVSPKAFGSGRAMPLVAKYPF, from the coding sequence ATGAAAATTGCGTTAGCACAACTTAACTACCATATCGGAAATTTTGAAGCGAATAACCAAAAAATAATTCAAGCAATACAGACGGCAAAGTCTGCTGGGGCAGATTTAGTTGTATTTGCAGAATTAGCAATTGGAGGATATCCCGCAAAAGATTTATTACGAAACCTTTCCTATCTAACCCAATGTGAGCAGAGCATTGCAGCCATAGCAGATGCCTGTCAGGGAATTGCTTGTATCATTGGTGCACCTATTCGTAATCAAGATGGTGAAGGCAAAGCGCTATACAATGCTGCCTTGCTCCTGGAAGATGGAAATGTTTCGCAAACCGTAAAGAAGAGTTTACTGCCGGACTATGATGTATTCGACGAATACCGCTATTTCGAACCTAATAAGCAAGTAAATTGCATTCCTTTCCGAGGTAAGACCATCGCATTAACCGTATGCGAAGACCTTTGGGATGATGACGGGCCGAATTCCTATGTAGGCGATATCATGCTGGAGCTAGCGAAAGAGAATCCAGATTTGATTATCAATATTGCCGCTTCGCCTTTTTCTTATACGCACTTTGAAAGCCGCAAGAATGTTTTAAGCCGCAATGTGATTAAGGCAAATGCACCGCTGATCTATGTCAATCAGGTCGGAGCGCATGCTGATATTATCTTTGACGGCAGATCGCTTGCATTCAATAGAAAAGCAGAAATCATTGAAGAGTTAAATGCTTTTGACGAAGATTTGCAGTTTGTTGAGCTTGAAAAAGATTTAACAGCAGAACGAACAATTACTATTTCTACGAAGAGTGAAATTGCGCTGATTCACGATGCGCTAATCTTGGGACTTCGCGATTATTTCAAAAAATCAGGATTCAAAAAAGCTGTCCTAGGACTTTCCGGAGGGTTAGATTCAGCGTTAGTCGCGGCACTCGCATGCGAAGCGATAGGCGCGGAGAACGTCTTGAGCGTATTGATGCCTTCGATTTACTCTAGCGATCACTCATTGAAGGATGCATTAGATCTTGTAAAGAATACGGGGTGTGCACATCAAATCGTGCCGATTAAGGATATAGCCAATGCGTTTGAAACAGGTTTAGCGGATACTTTTGCGGGAAAAGCGCCTGATACGACCGAGGAGAACATACAAGCTCGAGCTAGAGGAACTATCCTGATGGCAATCTCCAACAAGTTCGGAAACATCCTGCTCAACACCTCCAACAAAAGCGAAGCTGCCGTAGGCTATGGAACCTTATACGGCGATATGACCGGTTCCATTAGCGTTATTGGCGATGTGTATAAAACGCAGGCCTATCAGTTGGCAAACTACATCAACAGAGATCAAGAAATTATTCCCATTAATACAATCGTTAAACCGCCATCGGCAGAGCTGAGACCTGATCAGAAAGACTCAGACTCCTTGCCACCATACGATATCTTGGATGCCATCTTATTTCAACTGATTGAAATGGAAAAATCCGCCAGCGAGCTGGTAAACCTAGGTTTCGAGGAAGCATTGGTGCAAAGAATATCCAAGCTATTAAACAATGCAGAGTTCAAGCGCTTTCAAGCTCCACCGATATTGCGCGTCAGCCCGAAGGCTTTTGGATCAGGCAGAGCAATGCCATTGGTTGCAAAATATCCTTTTTAA